Proteins encoded in a region of the Planococcus citri chromosome 1, ihPlaCitr1.1, whole genome shotgun sequence genome:
- the LOC135849729 gene encoding phospholipid scramblase 1-like, which produces MEMSQGANNRSAGFTPVSTQSQAYAPAGLQSLINVDHLFVKQQYERLEAFTGFETCNKYVVKDQQGHDVFYAFEEDDTCARMCYSASQRPFEMSILNKDQVEVIHVRRDVDCSCCGSHQLLEVYSPPGNFIGSIEQNFTIFTPEFDVKNESGEVVLRIEGPLIRSAVFSDAEFKVMTVDKSAVIGKISKTWSGLARELFTDSDFFGITFPADLDVRTKAKLIGACFLIDFMYYES; this is translated from the exons ATGGAAATGTCACAGGGAGCCAATAATCGATCAG CTGGTTTTACGCCAGTATCAACTCAGTCACAAGCTTATGCGCCTGCAGGTCTCCAGAGCCTTATTAACGTCGATCATTTATTCGTGAAACAACAATATGAGCGATTGGAAG CATTCACCGGGTTTGAAACATGCAACAAGTATGTTGTCAAAGACCAGCAAGGCCATGACGTATTCTACGCGTTTGAAGAGGATGATACCTGTGCTCGAATGTGTTACAGTGCTTCGCAGAGACCATTCGAAATGAGCATATTGAATAAAGATCAAGTCGAAGTTATCCATGTACGTCGTGATGTTGATTGTTCTTGTTGTGGTTCTCATCAG TTATTGGAAGTATATTCGCCTCCTGGTAATTTCATTGGCTCGatagaacaaaatttcaccatatttACTCCGGAATTCGATGTTAAAAACGAAAGCGGCGAAGTTGTGCTGAGAATCGAGGGTCCTCTGATCCGAAGTGCTGTATTTAGTGATGCTgaatttaaa GTCATGACCGTCGATAAATCAGCTGtgattggtaaaatttcaaaaacatggagCGGCTTAGCCAGAGAATTATTTACTGATTCTGACTTTTTCGGTATCACGTTTCCTGCCGACTTGGATGTTCGCACGAAAGCTAAATTGATTGGTGCCTGTTTTTTGATT gattTCATGTACTATGAAAGCTGA
- the LOC135847136 gene encoding mitochondrial potassium channel ATP-binding subunit-like, producing MILLLRCHTVTNLRRLLTTHRKYATSWVKTDSSRIQSIKPKTAKTTIIKKFCILPGVLLQGIAVVKCSSKDPSNAVITTEIQIEEPETSFDWNLLCSLLASEIWRLLLAVVAAVAVAMINVQLPLHLGKVIDVLSNATLNQIDSSFLHQLKEPAIRLLCIYALQAFFTFVYVDLLATVGENLASNLKNKLFISIMQQDLTFFDKNRTGEIIDRLTTDVHEFKSAFKLCVSQGIRSSTQIVGCVISLITISPEMTGVMLLILPTCILIGSILGSNLRVMSRRAQNQAAWSTILAEEVIANMRTVRAFAMEAHECEKFKKEIEKSSHLFKRLGFGIAIFQAGTNIFLNGIVLLTLGMGGYMLSLKKLSAGNIMSFLVAMQTIQKSLAQVSLLFGYFVKGIASGNRVFQFIKLDPKVPLITNAINVPKQFKADINFKNVTFSYPTRPEQIILKNFNLTIPAGKVAAIVGSSGNGKSTVAALLLKFYDANGGQIEIGGRDINDLDENWLRGKAIGFINQEPVLFASSIRDNIRYGNPSATDEEVYEAAKLANADDFIKTFPRGYDTVVGEKGTAISGGQKQRIAIARAFLKNPSILVLDEATSALDTISEQQVQQCLESVMKGKTVLVIAHRLSTIKNADMIVVLDNGEIVEVGRHDDLMQKKSFYWNLMNKQEKIRKPDA from the exons ATGATCTTATTGCTGAGATGTCACACGGTTACAAATCTGCGaag ATTACTAACAACCCACCGAAAATATGCCACTTCTTGGGTGAAAACTGATTCATCAAGAATACAATCTATCAAACCAAAGACTGCCAAAACAactataataaaaaaattctgcatcctTCCCGGCGTTCTTCTACAAGGCATAGCGGTTGTAAAATGTAGCTCGAAGGATCCTTCGAACGCTGTTATCACCACTGAAATCCAGATCGAAGAACCAGAAACATCTTTCGATTGGAATTTATTATGCAGTTTGCTAGCTTCTGAGATATGGAGATTGTTGCTAGCTGTTGTG GCTGCTGTAGCTGTAGCCATGATAAACGTTCAATTACCTCTTCATTTAGGTAAAGTTATCGATGTTTTGTCTAATGCAACGTTGAATCAAATCGATTCTTCGTTCTTACATCAGCTGAAAGAACCAGCCATTCGACTACTTTGTATTTACGCGCTGCAG gCTTTCTTCACTTTCGTTTACGTTGATTTATTAGCTACAGTCGGAGAAAATTTAGCTAGtaatttgaagaataaattgttCATTTCGATTATGCAACAAGATTTGACGTTCTTTGATAAAAACCGTACCGGAGAAATCATCGATAG ATTAACTACCGATGTTCATGAGTTCAAAAGTGCCTTCAAATTATGTGTATCTCAAGGTATAAGGAGTAGTACTCAG ATTGTGGGATGTGTCATATCGTTAATTACGATCTCGCCTGAAATGACCGGAGTTATGTTGTTAATTTTACCGACTTGTATTTTGATCGGTTCTATTCTCGGATCGAATTTACGAGTAATGTCTAGACGAGCTCAAAATCAA GCAGCTTGGTCAACCATCTTAGCCGAAGAAGTGATCGCCAACATGCGTACAGTTCGAGCTTTTGCCATGGAAGCTCACgaatgcgaaaaattcaaaaaagagaTAGAAAAATCTAGTCATTTGTTTAAAAGACTTGGTTTTGGTATAGCTATCTTTCAG GCTGGTACGAATATTTTCTTGAATGGTATAGTCCTGTTGACGCTGGGCATGGGAGGATATATGTTATCGTTGAAGAAATTATCAGCTGGAAATATCATGTCGTTTTTGGTAGCAATGCAAACGATACAGAAATCTTTAGCCCAGGTGTCTTTATTATTCGGATATTTCGTCAAAGGAATAGCTTCGGGAAATCGagtttttcaa TTCATCAAGCTAGATCCTAAAGTACCTTTAATAACTAACGCGATTAATGTACCTAAACAATTCAAGGCTGATATCAACTTTAAAAATGTCACTTTCAGTTATCCAACTAGACCCGAACAa ataattctaaaaaatttcaatctaacGATACCTGCCGGTAAAGTTGCAGCCATCGTAGGCTCATCCGGAAATGGTAAATCGACCGTAGCTGCTTTATTATTAAA ATTCTACGATGCTAACGGTGGACAAATCGAAATCGGTGGTCGAGATATAAATGATTTAGACGAGAACTGGTTGCGCGGTAAAGCGATTGGTTTCATTAATCAAGAACCTGTTTTGTTCGCTTCTTCTATTAGAGATAATATCAGATATGGTAACCCTTCGGCTACCGACGAAGAA GTTTATGAAGCGGCTAAATTAGCCAACGCTGAcgatttcatcaaaactttcCCCAGAGGATACGATACAGTCGTAGGTGAAAAGGGAACAGCTATATCGGGTGGTCAAAAACAACGTATTGCGATAGCTcgagcttttctgaaaaatcccTCTATACTTGTTTTGGACGAAGCCACGag tGCTCTAGATACGATATCTGAACAACAGGTTCAACAGTGTTTGGAATCAGTGATGAAAGGAAAAACCGTATTAGTAATCGCTCATCGATTATCTACTATTAAAAATGCTGATATGATTGTTGTACTTGATAATGGCGAAATTGTCGAA GTTGGACGACACGATGATCTTATGCAGAAGAAATCTTTCTACTGGAATTTAATgaataaacaagaaaaaattagaaaaccgGATGCTTGA
- the LOC135848799 gene encoding proliferation-associated protein 2G4-like isoform X2, with amino-acid sequence MSEICKEGHRILLNALKIFMAKDLVGESPVILAAENDQRLIEECTHSYKRKKFPRGLFNKTRIIVNGEEFDATIELQRHFKINEEDIITIDMGVHIDGYPSIVAWSTIAKNKITKFKGDKADVFKCSHQAFKAVVMSMIDGCQITKIENILKRFSTTYGCCLKTGICCEVGKVINSNNTTTVMPSKEVDVIKNDSRYLVHVSMSKSISADKIAEVQYKLIMHVTPNGPPKKISLRLINCFSSKTILIDEDLKELLKMNNTSTVSDSQAEDKKTTYNELVEQVRHLTIKLQSMEEDMKKEREEREKQKEDIQKILRSIQEDIKKEREEREKEKEEREKLKEDIRKIKEYAAILSSIQNILLTYRKSRNL; translated from the exons ATGTCGGAAATATGTAAAGAAGGACATCGAATTCTTTTGA AcgccttgaaaattttcatggcgAAGGACCTCGTCGGAGAATCGCCAGTGATTCTTGCTGCGGAAAATGATCAAAGATTGATCGAAGAATGTACGCATTcgtacaaaagaaaaaaatttcctcgag GCCTGTTTAATAAAACTCGAATCATTGTTAACGGAGAAGAGTTTGATGCCACAATAGAATTACAGCGACATTTCAAGATAAACGAAGAAGATATTATTACCAT tgATATGGGTGTCCATATTGATGGGTACCCATCAATAGTCGCTTGGTCAACGATCGCcaaaaacaaaatcacaaaattcaaagGCGATAAAGCTGATGTATTCAAGTGTAGTCACCAAGCGTTTAAAGCTGTCGTGATGTCGATGATCGATGGATGCCAA ataacaaaaatcgaaaacatatTGAAACGATTTAGTACGACGTATGGATGCTGTTTGAAAACGGGCATATGTTGTGAAGTCGGAAAGGTCATCAATAGTAATAACACGACTACGGTTATGCCTAGCAAGGAAGTCGATGTAATTAAGAATGACTCTCGTTACCTCGTTCATGTCAGTATGTCCAAAAGCATTTCGGCGGATAAAA TTGCCGAAGTTCAATATAAATTGATTATGCACGTGACTCCCAACGGCCCtcctaaaaaaatttcgctaAGATTGATCAATTGTTTTAGTTCCAAAACAATATTGATCGATGAGGATTTAAAA gaacttttgaaaatgaataatacatCTACGGTGTCGGATAGTCAAGCAGAGGATAAAAAAACCACCTACAAC GAATTAGTCGAACAAGTCAGGCATTTGACAATAAAACTACAATCAATGGAAGAAGATatga aaaaagagagagaagaaagagaaaaacagAAAGAAGATATCCAAAAAATACTACGATCAATACAAGAAGAtataaaaaaagagagagaagaaagagaaaaagaaaaagaagaaagagaaaaactgaaagaaGATATCCGAAAAATTAAG gAATATGCGGCAATACTGAGCTCTATTCAAAACATACTTCTAACATATCGAAAAAGTCGGAATCTGTAA
- the LOC135850027 gene encoding phospholipid scramblase 1-like isoform X2 codes for MSQPADYQSENENPLPTQTHLPIQDNVPPHLQLLSTLDHLLVKQKIEFFEVFTGIETCNRYEIKNKEGEVIYYAFEEDDCCSRACYRPADRPFDIRIWSTDKTEIIHLRREFDCSCCGTPQMLHVYSPPGNLVGIVEQNFTWFAPSFDIQNEHGQAVLKLSGPVNRTAFFSDVDFKIKSLDKSTVVGKISKQWGGLKREWFTDADLFGISFPLDLDVRIKAVLFGACFLIDFMFFEH; via the exons GACTCACTTACCAATACAAGACAATGTGCCTCCACATCTCCAGCTTCTATCAACCCTCGATCATTTACTGGTTAAACagaaaatcgagttttttgaag TATTCACTGGAATCGAAACCTGCAACAGATACgagatcaaaaataaagaagGAGAAGTAATATATTATGCATTTGAAGAGGACGACTGCTGTTCTCGAGCTTGTTACAGGCCTGCCGACAGGCCATTTGATATTCGGATATGGAGTACTGATAAAACCGAAATTATTCATTTGCGTCGTGAATTTGATTGTTCTTGTTGTGGAACTCCTCAG atgttGCACGTTTACTCGCCTCCGGGTAATTTGGTAGGTATAGTGGAGCAAAACTTCACTTGGTTTGCTCCATCTTTTGATATTCAAAACGAACACGGTCAAGCTGTGCTGAAACTCAGTGGTCCTGTCAATCGTACAGCTTTTTTTAGTGACGTTGATTTCAAA ATAAAATCACTCGATAAGTCAACTGTAGTTGGTAAAATCTCAAAACAATGGGGTGGTTTGAAAAGAGAATGGTTCACAGATGCGGATTTGTTTGGTATTTCATTTCCACTCGATTTGGATGTTCGTATAAAAGCTGTTCTGTTTGGCGCCTGCTTTCTGATC gATTTCATGTTTTTCGAACACTGA
- the LOC135848799 gene encoding merozoite surface protein 9-like isoform X1, with the protein MSEICKEGHRILLNALKIFMAKDLVGESPVILAAENDQRLIEECTHSYKRKKFPRGLFNKTRIIVNGEEFDATIELQRHFKINEEDIITIDMGVHIDGYPSIVAWSTIAKNKITKFKGDKADVFKCSHQAFKAVVMSMIDGCQITKIENILKRFSTTYGCCLKTGICCEVGKVINSNNTTTVMPSKEVDVIKNDSRYLVHVSMSKSISADKIAEVQYKLIMHVTPNGPPKKISLRLINCFSSKTILIDEDLKELLKMNNTSTVSDSQAEDKKTTYNELVEQVRHLTIKLQSMEEDMKKEREEREKEREEREKEREEREKQKEDIQKILRSIQEDIKKEREEREKEKEEREKLKEDIRKIKEYAAILSSIQNILLTYRKSRNL; encoded by the exons ATGTCGGAAATATGTAAAGAAGGACATCGAATTCTTTTGA AcgccttgaaaattttcatggcgAAGGACCTCGTCGGAGAATCGCCAGTGATTCTTGCTGCGGAAAATGATCAAAGATTGATCGAAGAATGTACGCATTcgtacaaaagaaaaaaatttcctcgag GCCTGTTTAATAAAACTCGAATCATTGTTAACGGAGAAGAGTTTGATGCCACAATAGAATTACAGCGACATTTCAAGATAAACGAAGAAGATATTATTACCAT tgATATGGGTGTCCATATTGATGGGTACCCATCAATAGTCGCTTGGTCAACGATCGCcaaaaacaaaatcacaaaattcaaagGCGATAAAGCTGATGTATTCAAGTGTAGTCACCAAGCGTTTAAAGCTGTCGTGATGTCGATGATCGATGGATGCCAA ataacaaaaatcgaaaacatatTGAAACGATTTAGTACGACGTATGGATGCTGTTTGAAAACGGGCATATGTTGTGAAGTCGGAAAGGTCATCAATAGTAATAACACGACTACGGTTATGCCTAGCAAGGAAGTCGATGTAATTAAGAATGACTCTCGTTACCTCGTTCATGTCAGTATGTCCAAAAGCATTTCGGCGGATAAAA TTGCCGAAGTTCAATATAAATTGATTATGCACGTGACTCCCAACGGCCCtcctaaaaaaatttcgctaAGATTGATCAATTGTTTTAGTTCCAAAACAATATTGATCGATGAGGATTTAAAA gaacttttgaaaatgaataatacatCTACGGTGTCGGATAGTCAAGCAGAGGATAAAAAAACCACCTACAAC GAATTAGTCGAACAAGTCAGGCATTTGACAATAAAACTACAATCAATGGAAGAAGATatgaaaaaagagagagaagaaagagaaaaagagagagaagaaagagaaaaagagagagaagaaagagaaaaacagAAAGAAGATATCCAAAAAATACTACGATCAATACAAGAAGAtataaaaaaagagagagaagaaagagaaaaagaaaaagaagaaagagaaaaactgaaagaaGATATCCGAAAAATTAAG gAATATGCGGCAATACTGAGCTCTATTCAAAACATACTTCTAACATATCGAAAAAGTCGGAATCTGTAA
- the LOC135850027 gene encoding uncharacterized protein LOC135850027 isoform X1 has product MSFSIPSVFVSQSTSKAPAEADQTATKLDHEGGDVAEKKTTNSDEYKQLVEEYSTMKLRQCATFYDDDVPCVVPVMIGTKIVGMELVTGSVPNITNYQAIDSIRQVAPDYVESIQLENALELQMATGANIKTDTTVAVIKMFFGSEILRVPFYIIETETAEPKFFMGTKSMIVHGINPWIRGSCATFQQSGKKAFLVPYVEPDQYADARSHFNVKVKHLETYTRDEIAQEMGIKRLICNTYYLI; this is encoded by the exons ATGTCTTTTTCCATCCCTTCTGTGTTCGT ATCCCAATCCACGTCTAAAGCGCCCGCTGAAGCAGACCAAACTGCTACCAAGCTGGACCACGAAGGAGGAGACGTTGCTGAAAAGAAGACCACAAACAGTGACGAGTATAAGCAACTGGTCGAAGAATACTCGACAATGAAATTACGTCAATGTGCGACATTTTACGACGATGATGTCCCTTGTGTAGTGCCGGTGATGATAGGTACAAAAATAGTAGGAATGGAACTTGTTACAGGATCAGTACCCAATATAACAAACTACCAAGCCATTGACAGCATACGCCAAGTTGCGCCAGATTATGTGGAGTCAATTCAGCTGGAAAATGCACTCGAGCTACAAATGGCTACTGGTGCAAACATAAAAACTGATACCACCGTAGCTGTTATAAAAATGTTCTTTGGATCTGAAATTCTTCGCGTGCCTTTCTACATAATAGAAACTGAAACTGCAGAACCCAAATTCTTTATGGGTACAAAATCGATGATTGTTCACGGGATCAATCCATGGATTCGTGGAAGCTGCGCAACTTTCCAACAATCAGGCAAAAAAGCCTTCTTGGTTCCATACGTCGAACCTGATCAATATGCCGACGCGCGGTCTCACTTCAACGTTAAGGTTAAACATTTAGAGACATACACGCGCGACGAAATTGCACAGGAAATGGGTATCAAGCGCTTAATATGTAATAcgtattatttaatttaa
- the LOC135849803 gene encoding phospholipid scramblase 1-like: protein MMEISTHASNYLLPDLECLNNIGQLLVKQKVERMEVIFGIESNNKYTIKNSEGEEILYAAEENDCCTRMCLGSQRPFDIKIIDIRGNEVIHLHRDFVCCSCGFSGCQQVLEVYSPPGNLLGTVVERWSFCSPKFDIKNANGDIKYKIKGPVCLTNICGDVEFHIICTETATTVGRISKQWSGLLREVFTDADYFGISFPFDLDADMKAVMIGACFLIDFMYFENTNN from the exons ATGATGGAGATTTCAACACATGCATCTAATTATCTGTTGCCAGACCTAGAATGTTTGAATAATATCGGCCAATTACTCGTTAAGCAAAAAGTTGAACGAATGGAAG taatttttggcatCGAAAGTAACAATAAATATACTATTAAAAATAGCGAAGGAGAAGAAATACTCTACGCGGCTGAAGAAAATGACTGCTGTACTCGAATGTGCCTGGGTTCACAAAGACCATTTGACATAAAGATAATAGATATTCGTGGAAACGAAGTGATCCATTTACATCGCGATTTTGTCTGCTGTTCTTGTGGCTTTTCAGGTTGTCAGCAA gtATTAGAAGTGTACTCTCCTCCTGGTAACTTGCTTGGTACGGTGGTAGAAAGGTGGAGTTTTTGTAGTCCAAAATTCGATATCAAGAACGCAAATGGTGACATTAAGTATAAAATCAAAGGACCTGTTTGCCTAACGAATATTTGCGGAGATGTTGAATTCCAT ATTATATGTACCGAGACAGCGACTACAGTTGGTAGAATCTCTAAACAATGGAGTGGTTTGTTACGAGAAGTTTTTACAGATGCAGATTACTTTGGAATTTCATTCCCATTTGATTTGGATGCTGATATGAAAGCTGTCATGATCGGTGCATGTTTTTTAATA GATTTcatgtattttgaaaacacaaacAACTAA